The following is a genomic window from Thioclava electrotropha.
CGATGCGCGGCGATATGGGTCTCTCGCGCGCGCCCCGATAACGCCTGCGCGAGGCGCTCCGCCCGTGCCGTGATGCCGAGCCGCTCCAGCAGAACGCCCTGCGCGGTCATGCCCGAGACGGCGGCTCCCGCGTTTTGTGCGGCCTGCGCCAGAGGCTCGAAATCGACATGGGCGGTCAGGTCCGCCTCGCCGGGCTCCGCGAAAGGATCGACGGCCTCATGCGCCCTGAGTGCCTGAAATGTGTCGCCTTTGGAACGCCAGTTACCATAGTCGATCAGCAGCGCCGCGCCGCCTTGGCGCGCAATCCGCGCAGCCAGAGTCTCGGTGAAGTTCACCGCAGCCGCACAGGTCTCGACCACGTCGCCCGGTCTCGTGTCAGACATGCGCGGCTCCAGCGCCTCAAGACGCGACGGCGGCGCGAGGCCGGGCGTCAGATTGCCGTCGTCGGACAACCCCACCTGCCGCTCGGCCCAGCCGTCGCCATCCCGCTGGAACTGCCGGATCGGCAGCGCGTCGAGAAACTCGTTCGCGACGAGGAAAACCGGCCTCTCGGGCAGGCCGTCGATCGTCTCGTGCCAAGTGACCTGATGCTGCGCGAGCGTCTCGCGCTGGATTTCGCGCAAGGTGGGCGAGGCCTCGATCAGATAGACCTGTGCGGCCTCCACCATCCCCGGAACCGCCCTCATCGCGCGCAGCATATCGGCCATCAGCGTGCCACGCCCCGGCCCGGCCTCGGCCAGCACGAAGGGCGCGGGCCGGCCCTGATCCAGCCATGCCTGCGCCAGACACAGCCCCAGCATCTCGCCGAACATCTGGGAAATCTCCGGCGCGGTAATGAAATCGCCTGCGCGCCCGAACGGATCGCGGGTCGCGTAATAGCCGTGCTCGGGATGCAGCAGGCAGGCGCTCATATAGCGGTCGAGCCGCATCGGCCCTTCTGCCGCGATCTGCGCGGCAAGGATGTCGCCCAGCGGGGTCACGAGGCTTTCGGCGCGCGCAACGCGCGGATCACGAAATACAGCCCCACCGCGATCATCGGCAGCGACAGCACCTGCCCCATCGTCAGGCCCCAGCCATCGGTGAAGCGGATCACGTGGCCGTAGGGATTGCCGAGGGTCACGAATTGCGGATCACCCTGCCGGAACAGCTCGACAAAGGCGCGCGCGGCGCCGTAGCCCATCAGGAACACGCCGAGGCTCAGCCCCGGGCGTTTCAGCGAGCGGCCGAACCACACCATGCCCCACAGAATCAGCCCCAGCAGCAGCCCTTCCAGCCCCGCCTCGTAGAGCTGCGAGGGATGGCGCGCGCAGGTGCCATCCACCTGCCCCGCGATCCCGAGACAGGTCTGCGCCAGTTCACCGGGGAAGATCACGCCCCAAGGCACGTCTGTGGGCCGCCCCCAAAGCTCCGGCTTGATGAAATTGGCGATCCGCCCGAGGAACAGCCCGATCGGCGCGACCAGCGCCATCGCGTCGGCCAGTTGCAGCTTGGGCACGTCATGCCGTCGCGCGAACCACCACCCTGCGAGCAGCGTGCCCAGAAAGCCCCCGTGGAAGGACATGCCGCCCTGCCAGACCTTCACGATATCGAGCGGATGAGCCAGATACCACGCGGGCTCATAGAACAGGATGAAACCAAGCCGCCCGCCCAGCACCACGCCGATGATCACCGCCGTCAGCAGGTCCTCGACCTTGCCCGGCTTCATCGGCGAGCGGTTCTGAGGCCAGAGCGTATCGC
Proteins encoded in this region:
- a CDS encoding class I SAM-dependent methyltransferase, which produces MTPLGDILAAQIAAEGPMRLDRYMSACLLHPEHGYYATRDPFGRAGDFITAPEISQMFGEMLGLCLAQAWLDQGRPAPFVLAEAGPGRGTLMADMLRAMRAVPGMVEAAQVYLIEASPTLREIQRETLAQHQVTWHETIDGLPERPVFLVANEFLDALPIRQFQRDGDGWAERQVGLSDDGNLTPGLAPPSRLEALEPRMSDTRPGDVVETCAAAVNFTETLAARIARQGGAALLIDYGNWRSKGDTFQALRAHEAVDPFAEPGEADLTAHVDFEPLAQAAQNAGAAVSGMTAQGVLLERLGITARAERLAQALSGRARETHIAAHRRLTHPEEMGHLFQALALVAPAAPLPPGFDPKTV
- the lgt gene encoding prolipoprotein diacylglyceryl transferase; the protein is MPLAIPFPDFDPVAITIPGLGLPIRWYALAYIAGLIAGWQIIVALMKRDTLWPQNRSPMKPGKVEDLLTAVIIGVVLGGRLGFILFYEPAWYLAHPLDIVKVWQGGMSFHGGFLGTLLAGWWFARRHDVPKLQLADAMALVAPIGLFLGRIANFIKPELWGRPTDVPWGVIFPGELAQTCLGIAGQVDGTCARHPSQLYEAGLEGLLLGLILWGMVWFGRSLKRPGLSLGVFLMGYGAARAFVELFRQGDPQFVTLGNPYGHVIRFTDGWGLTMGQVLSLPMIAVGLYFVIRALRAPKAS